A genome region from Methanococcoides burtonii DSM 6242 includes the following:
- a CDS encoding glucose-6-phosphate isomerase family protein: MGYTIEFGGVERQPNIRMLHDMKEVVYDHEWFRSVDDMELYYMFRHLSLSEEDLKIINKSHLRYDITVIPPAMFGSEFIKTAGHYHPNVPGQEISYPEVYQVLEGEATYILQKHVGDDVVDTVVIKAKKGDIALIPPDYGHVTVNASDEILKMANWVCCDFSSSYAPFRDMEGGAYYLLESGFMKNHRYENLPEIRYITPTDIPEFGLFCGRDMYDLVNDTEKLEFLKSPQNFAGLFESIINV, from the coding sequence ATGGGATATACAATTGAATTCGGGGGAGTGGAAAGACAGCCCAACATACGAATGTTACATGATATGAAAGAGGTCGTTTATGACCACGAATGGTTCAGGTCTGTGGATGATATGGAACTATACTATATGTTCAGGCATCTTTCATTGTCTGAGGAAGACTTGAAAATAATTAACAAGTCCCATCTTCGTTATGACATCACAGTAATTCCTCCGGCTATGTTCGGAAGTGAGTTCATCAAGACAGCCGGCCATTATCATCCAAATGTACCGGGACAGGAGATATCATACCCTGAAGTATATCAGGTGCTTGAAGGCGAAGCGACATACATTCTGCAAAAACATGTGGGAGATGACGTTGTGGATACGGTCGTCATCAAAGCAAAAAAAGGCGACATTGCACTTATCCCCCCTGATTACGGGCATGTGACAGTAAACGCTTCCGATGAGATCCTTAAGATGGCAAACTGGGTCTGCTGTGATTTTTCTTCCAGTTATGCACCTTTCAGAGATATGGAAGGAGGGGCTTATTATCTTTTAGAGTCCGGATTCATGAAGAACCACCGTTATGAGAACCTTCCGGAAATAAGGTACATAACTCCGACAGATATTCCTGAATTTGGCCTTTTCTGTGGCAGGGACATGTACGACCTTGTGAATGATACTGAAAAACTTGAATTCCTTAAAAGTCCACAAAATTTTGCAGGTTTGTTTGAAAGTATTATCAATGTCTGA
- a CDS encoding DHHA1 domain-containing protein, with protein sequence MLERIQEIRSKARECSSIIKAQVSVYVVSHIDADGLTSAGIICKALEREGIEHSIHFVKQLDEVEIESIANLNPELVIFTDLGSGMIDSLNSHGINAVIADHHQPRGELDYHLNPHLYGFNGSYELSGSGMTYILANALGDNKDLADLAIVGAVGDLQHLKKGHLTGLNRYILEEGAQAGVLSFEKDIMLFGKQTRPVFKLLQYASDPYLPGLTGNEDACIGFLHDLGMQFGGDERWRRWIDIEQMDKQKIVSALVQYCLRAGLPPYKIERLIGEVYLLTNEKEGTEMRDASEYSTLLNATARYGHADIGLAVCMGDRGEAYESAKKLLSEHRQNLVNGLMFVKKQGVTQLDNLQYFDAGSSILETIVGIIAGMSTSVIGNRNLPIIAFADAKDGVKVSARGTQDLIRRGLNLSEAMSMTAAEFDGAGGGHDIAAGATIPESAKEEFIMKLDAVIGKQLKK encoded by the coding sequence ATGTTGGAACGAATTCAGGAGATCAGGTCAAAAGCTAGGGAATGTTCATCCATTATTAAAGCGCAGGTTTCTGTATATGTGGTCTCGCATATCGATGCGGACGGTTTAACATCTGCAGGGATAATCTGTAAAGCACTGGAGCGGGAAGGGATCGAACATTCCATCCATTTTGTAAAACAGCTCGATGAGGTGGAGATCGAATCAATAGCGAACCTGAATCCGGAACTTGTCATTTTTACTGACCTTGGAAGCGGAATGATCGATTCTCTCAATTCTCACGGGATAAATGCAGTTATTGCTGATCACCATCAGCCAAGGGGAGAACTGGATTACCATTTGAATCCTCATCTTTATGGCTTCAATGGCTCATACGAGCTTAGCGGTTCTGGAATGACCTATATTCTGGCAAATGCTCTCGGTGACAATAAAGATCTTGCAGACCTCGCTATCGTGGGCGCAGTAGGGGACCTTCAGCATCTTAAAAAAGGCCATCTTACCGGTCTAAATCGATATATTCTCGAAGAGGGTGCCCAGGCAGGGGTTCTTAGTTTTGAAAAGGACATCATGCTTTTTGGAAAACAGACCCGCCCGGTCTTCAAACTGCTCCAGTATGCGTCAGACCCATATCTGCCCGGACTTACCGGTAATGAAGATGCCTGTATAGGATTCCTTCATGACCTTGGGATGCAGTTCGGCGGAGATGAGCGGTGGAGGCGCTGGATCGACATTGAGCAGATGGATAAACAGAAGATCGTATCAGCTCTTGTCCAGTACTGCCTTCGTGCAGGGCTTCCTCCATATAAGATCGAGCGTCTGATCGGGGAAGTGTATCTGCTCACCAATGAAAAAGAAGGCACTGAGATGAGGGATGCTTCCGAATATTCCACCTTGCTGAATGCAACCGCACGATATGGTCATGCTGATATCGGACTGGCAGTGTGTATGGGTGACAGAGGGGAAGCATACGAATCTGCAAAGAAGCTTCTGAGCGAGCACAGGCAGAACCTTGTAAATGGACTTATGTTCGTCAAAAAGCAAGGTGTGACCCAGCTCGACAATCTTCAGTATTTTGACGCGGGTTCGAGCATACTTGAGACCATCGTGGGCATTATTGCAGGTATGAGCACATCTGTTATAGGTAATCGGAATCTGCCCATAATCGCATTTGCAGATGCAAAGGATGGTGTGAAAGTGTCGGCGCGCGGTACGCAGGACCTGATCCGCCGGGGGCTCAATCTCTCTGAAGCCATGTCAATGACCGCTGCAGAATTTGATGGTGCAGGAGGCGGGCATGACATTGCAGCCGGAGCTACGATACCTGAAAGTGCAAAAGAAGAGTTTATAATGAAACTTGATGCCGTTATTGGCAAGCAACTAAAAAAATAA
- a CDS encoding DUF128 domain-containing protein: MIKQPNRVQFTSSRIEDLMYRTTFDPVNMTGELIVNQSLVKEKDLEAVLEVYNLVIRSGLSVSPFLKIIKSGETIGDLKIAQGDVGIATVCSITIDGVLLKGGVMINPRFGGVVQIKNGQPVRFTDVVTYASTTIDPLEVLMSQDITSVTKMLRTGSGKILANLREAPLVARDDIDHILSDLMEAGLSGIMEVGEPNTRVLDVPVERDHLGVVVIGGTNPMAMAKEQGFEISTSAMSALIGIDSMKHIEDLI; encoded by the coding sequence ATGATCAAACAACCCAATCGCGTACAATTCACTTCCTCCCGCATTGAAGACCTTATGTACAGGACCACTTTTGATCCGGTAAATATGACTGGTGAACTGATAGTGAACCAGTCCCTTGTAAAGGAAAAAGATCTCGAAGCCGTTCTGGAAGTATATAACCTCGTCATCAGAAGCGGATTATCGGTCAGCCCTTTCTTGAAAATAATAAAAAGCGGAGAGACCATCGGCGATCTGAAGATCGCACAAGGAGATGTTGGAATTGCTACTGTTTGCAGTATAACCATTGATGGAGTTCTTTTGAAGGGCGGCGTTATGATAAATCCTCGCTTTGGAGGAGTGGTACAGATAAAGAACGGGCAACCGGTTCGTTTTACTGATGTGGTCACTTACGCCAGTACCACCATTGACCCTCTCGAAGTTCTCATGTCACAGGACATAACATCGGTCACAAAGATGCTGAGAACAGGCTCCGGCAAGATCCTTGCAAATCTCAGGGAAGCTCCTCTAGTGGCAAGGGATGATATCGACCATATCCTTTCAGACCTGATGGAAGCCGGCCTTAGCGGAATAATGGAGGTAGGAGAACCAAATACACGCGTTCTGGATGTTCCTGTCGAACGTGACCATTTGGGCGTTGTTGTTATTGGTGGAACCAACCCCATGGCAATGGCAAAGGAACAAGGTTTTGAGATCAGCACCAGTGCAATGTCAGCGCTTATTGGCATTGACAGTATGAAGCACATCGAGGACCTTATCTGA
- the hdrB gene encoding CoB--CoM heterodisulfide reductase subunit B, with protein sequence MSESARKEHEIPKLSLFLGCVIPNRYPGIEKSTKLCLEKLDIDCVDLEGASCCPAPGILRSFDKTTWLALSSRNISLTEDLGRDILTICNGCYGSLADANNELKADEDLKESVNSHLAAIDREFKGTQDIRHITEFLYQEIEPENIRELVTQSLDIRVAVHYGCHLLKPSKGRVGMSVERPSFFDELVEATGAVSVDYPDKMECCGAGGGVRSALSDEALALTEHKLSMIEAAEVDCIVNACPFCHMQLDVGQTDLNERDGTEHSIPVLHYTQLLGLAFGYTVEELGIDLNSTLNKAFFEMIEDLP encoded by the coding sequence ATGAGTGAATCTGCAAGGAAGGAACACGAAATACCCAAATTGTCGCTGTTTCTTGGCTGTGTGATCCCCAATCGTTATCCAGGCATTGAAAAAAGTACAAAGTTGTGCTTAGAGAAATTGGATATCGATTGTGTCGATCTTGAAGGAGCTTCATGTTGTCCGGCACCGGGAATTCTTCGGTCGTTCGATAAGACCACATGGCTTGCCCTGTCTAGCAGGAATATTTCATTAACCGAAGATCTTGGACGTGACATACTTACTATCTGTAATGGATGTTATGGGTCCCTTGCCGATGCAAATAATGAATTGAAAGCTGACGAGGACCTTAAGGAAAGTGTTAATTCCCACCTTGCAGCCATAGACAGGGAATTTAAAGGCACACAGGATATTCGCCATATTACGGAGTTCTTGTATCAGGAAATAGAGCCTGAGAATATACGTGAGCTTGTCACACAGTCCCTGGACATCAGGGTTGCTGTGCATTATGGCTGCCACCTGCTGAAGCCTTCAAAAGGGCGGGTAGGCATGAGTGTGGAAAGGCCTTCTTTCTTTGATGAGCTTGTTGAGGCCACAGGTGCAGTAAGTGTGGATTATCCTGATAAGATGGAATGTTGCGGTGCTGGCGGAGGGGTCAGGTCTGCTTTGAGCGATGAGGCCCTTGCCCTCACAGAGCATAAATTGTCAATGATAGAAGCAGCAGAGGTTGATTGTATTGTCAACGCATGCCCGTTCTGCCACATGCAACTTGATGTGGGACAAACGGACCTTAATGAAAGGGATGGTACAGAGCATTCAATACCGGTGCTACATTACACACAATTGTTAGGGCTTGCTTTTGGATATACCGTAGAGGAACTGGGCATTGACCTCAATTCGACATTGAACAAAGCTTTTTTTGAGATGATCGAAGATCTACCTTAA
- the xseA gene encoding exodeoxyribonuclease VII large subunit gives MPAYTVTELNNLIKNTLTNNPKLNQIWVQGEISNLTKHSSGHYYFTVKDGKSQISCVSFKSVNRNLRFELESSMKVLVFGSVDVYVVRGQYQLYVQDIRPDGVGELYKAYEQLKNKLEQEGLFSDVHKIPIPGYPLRIGVVTSPTGAAIHDILNVIRRRYPVNILLSPTIVQGERSAESIVRSIELLNQTDVDVIIVGRGGGSLEDLWSFNEEVVARAIFNSKKPIVSAVGHETDFTIADFTADMRAPTPSAAAELVVPDQKEVKRHLATLSSRLENEVEHVISQGKGRLEQIRKKLEPQHIMDMLLQDSQYLDELTMKLTSSMGKTIVDKTFELKFHSSKLNAVSPLNTILRGYSIAIDPVNDLSISSVTELGDNDQLDVIVNDGIFECKIENIIHSRKKYLHYEG, from the coding sequence ATGCCCGCATATACTGTTACAGAACTGAACAACCTCATCAAGAACACTCTGACGAACAATCCGAAACTTAATCAGATCTGGGTGCAGGGAGAGATCTCTAATCTTACAAAGCATAGTTCAGGTCATTATTATTTTACGGTCAAGGATGGAAAAAGTCAGATAAGTTGTGTCAGCTTCAAGTCTGTGAACCGGAATCTCCGGTTCGAGCTGGAATCATCCATGAAGGTCCTGGTATTCGGTTCAGTGGATGTGTATGTGGTACGCGGGCAGTATCAACTTTATGTTCAGGACATTCGTCCCGATGGTGTGGGCGAGTTATACAAGGCTTATGAACAACTTAAGAACAAGCTTGAGCAAGAAGGTCTCTTCAGTGATGTTCACAAAATACCAATCCCTGGATATCCTCTTAGGATCGGAGTTGTAACTTCTCCCACAGGGGCTGCGATACATGATATTCTGAATGTTATCAGGCGCAGGTATCCTGTCAATATCCTATTAAGCCCTACCATTGTTCAGGGGGAGAGGTCCGCGGAAAGTATTGTCAGGTCCATTGAACTGCTTAACCAGACGGATGTTGACGTTATAATTGTGGGAAGGGGTGGCGGTTCCCTTGAAGATCTGTGGTCTTTCAATGAAGAGGTCGTTGCAAGGGCTATTTTCAATTCCAAAAAACCGATAGTTTCTGCTGTGGGGCACGAAACGGATTTTACCATTGCTGATTTTACTGCTGACATGCGTGCTCCTACCCCCTCTGCTGCGGCAGAACTTGTAGTGCCGGATCAGAAAGAGGTAAAAAGACATCTTGCAACGTTGTCCTCGCGATTGGAAAATGAGGTGGAGCATGTTATTTCACAAGGGAAGGGTCGGCTGGAACAGATCCGTAAGAAACTGGAACCGCAACATATCATGGATATGCTGCTGCAGGATTCGCAATATTTGGACGAGCTTACAATGAAATTGACATCTTCAATGGGAAAGACAATAGTGGATAAAACGTTCGAACTTAAATTTCATTCATCTAAGCTCAATGCGGTAAGTCCTTTGAACACTATTCTCAGAGGGTATAGCATAGCAATAGATCCTGTGAATGATCTGTCTATCTCAAGTGTTACCGAGTTGGGGGATAATGATCAATTAGATGTCATTGTCAATGATGGCATATTTGAATGCAAGATTGAAAATATAATCCACAGCAGGAAGAAATACCTGCACTACGAAGGGTGA
- a CDS encoding metallophosphoesterase family protein yields the protein MEREIRILHTGDTHIGYRQYHSEVRRQDFIDAFSSVIDDAIDMKVDVVVHAGDLFDSRNPTLEDILDTIKVLLKLKQQKIPFLSIVGNHESKQHTQWLDLFESMDIASRLGTKPFLIDGVAIYGIDNVPRSKIPLYDYSDFTAENCGKWNLLVMHQLMAPFPFGEWDCEDVISSLPFDLHAILLGDYHKHEKTKVGSTWATYCGSTERNSASESDPRTYNIITINDDGLDISRRNIVTRDFLFIPVELRGKDAAYELIINTIKGYDVAGKVVFLDISGNSDVSISYNEIEGLLAKQEALVTRIRDMRHSEGVSEDMDVEVSFSDPDEAVKREIKNMTLTSGGILIDEVVRDSSVPKTKVDLETESKIGVLLSTIDFSVPVLNIGLRDSSQVVGGYEKAELDVENENNHGETIAETAEKYVPDNISEQVSEVKDSNMITASTTERVSNDETSKESDDEILQDTEKKPVDKGDVHAKARQYNLGDYL from the coding sequence ATGGAGAGGGAGATCAGAATACTGCATACTGGTGACACTCATATTGGTTATCGTCAATATCACAGTGAGGTACGCAGGCAGGATTTCATCGATGCCTTTTCCAGTGTGATCGATGATGCCATTGATATGAAAGTGGATGTTGTTGTCCATGCAGGCGATCTTTTCGATTCAAGGAACCCTACACTGGAGGATATTCTTGATACTATCAAGGTCCTTTTAAAATTAAAACAACAGAAAATTCCTTTTCTCTCCATCGTAGGTAATCACGAAAGCAAACAGCACACCCAATGGCTGGACCTTTTCGAGAGCATGGACATTGCATCAAGACTTGGTACTAAGCCATTTCTGATAGATGGTGTTGCTATTTACGGTATCGATAATGTTCCACGATCTAAGATACCTCTTTATGATTATTCCGATTTCACTGCTGAGAATTGCGGGAAATGGAACCTTCTCGTCATGCATCAGCTAATGGCACCGTTCCCATTTGGGGAATGGGATTGTGAGGATGTGATAAGTTCCCTCCCATTTGATCTTCATGCCATACTTCTGGGTGATTACCACAAGCATGAAAAAACAAAGGTAGGCAGTACCTGGGCTACCTATTGCGGAAGTACTGAACGCAATAGTGCATCAGAGAGTGATCCACGAACCTATAATATCATTACTATAAACGATGATGGTCTCGATATCAGTCGGCGTAATATAGTCACAAGGGACTTCCTTTTCATTCCTGTGGAGCTCAGGGGAAAAGACGCCGCTTACGAACTTATCATTAATACCATCAAAGGTTACGATGTTGCCGGGAAGGTCGTCTTCCTGGATATCTCCGGCAATTCCGATGTATCCATTTCTTATAATGAGATAGAGGGCCTCCTTGCAAAACAGGAAGCTCTTGTGACGCGCATACGGGATATGCGGCATAGCGAGGGAGTCTCTGAAGATATGGATGTAGAAGTCTCTTTTTCGGATCCTGACGAAGCTGTCAAAAGGGAAATAAAGAATATGACGCTTACCAGTGGCGGTATCCTCATCGATGAGGTGGTAAGGGACAGCTCAGTTCCGAAAACAAAGGTAGATCTTGAAACAGAGTCTAAAATAGGTGTTTTGCTGTCCACGATCGATTTTTCAGTTCCTGTTTTGAATATTGGTCTTCGGGATAGTTCTCAGGTAGTGGGTGGGTACGAAAAGGCAGAACTTGATGTGGAAAATGAAAATAACCATGGCGAAACAATAGCTGAAACGGCTGAAAAGTACGTCCCTGATAATATTTCCGAACAGGTTTCGGAAGTTAAAGATTCCAATATGATCACAGCAAGCACGACTGAACGTGTTTCTAATGACGAAACGTCGAAAGAATCTGATGATGAAATCCTTCAAGACACTGAAAAGAAGCCTGTGGATAAGGGGGATGTGCATGCAAAAGCACGTCAGTACAATCTGGGGGATTATCTGTGA
- a CDS encoding DUF1699 family protein, whose product MKIRVVSSKEEIKTLSENEEIVHLAFRPSNTDIFSLVVKCPSVKALHIPSSYKKTISKSAKMYLEMQGINLLEGDVWGHRKDINEYSEVSQGVYDRIKEYRDSGISEEEINEKMVRETRLSPDFIEFLMKQ is encoded by the coding sequence ATGAAGATTAGAGTCGTAAGTTCAAAAGAAGAAATTAAAACATTAAGCGAAAACGAAGAGATCGTACACCTTGCATTCAGACCATCAAACACAGATATCTTTTCACTTGTAGTTAAATGTCCAAGTGTCAAAGCACTTCACATTCCAAGCTCATACAAGAAGACAATATCCAAGTCTGCAAAGATGTATCTTGAAATGCAGGGCATCAACCTTCTCGAAGGCGATGTATGGGGTCACAGAAAGGATATCAACGAATATTCTGAAGTATCTCAGGGTGTCTATGATCGAATAAAAGAGTACCGTGACAGTGGTATCTCCGAAGAAGAGATCAATGAGAAGATGGTCAGAGAAACCAGGCTCAGCCCGGATTTTATTGAATTTCTGATGAAGCAGTAA
- a CDS encoding ATPase domain-containing protein, with amino-acid sequence MSELQNLPCCIEGLDEILGGFKSPSTILVAGTAGVGKTTMALQMLSNAAKSGEKVLYIPLTTVTSERFEKLQAVFPFIFENISTHPLNRQAAEKDPLSTLIEMGNVITSENPDRIVIDPITPIGFGFVEQERRRFFYTLDSMLKESNALVMLTGELLEEQIHGSVVSHLTDGIIYLSKENSGYHTAHKLRVLKMLGSNLQKSGMSTSREYSYDVSSDGFVIYPRLVSSKLDIISETKIRSGVENFDLMLYGGMIAGNSMLVAGEPGAGKTIFSWSFIMEGLSNGENGVIVSYGERPEQIIREAAKFNWNMQQYVDSGQLQFIHSNPEEIHPAEHAIKLKGLVEELGITRIVVDGLVNLEITFPDNIKLRGYLLSLINYLKSMGVSSVFTTELDPQTGSIMSNEASFIMDSVVTLEQILCSNEVKRYLRVLKSKGSRHGLIMREYVISDTGIKLQCDVLP; translated from the coding sequence ATGTCCGAACTTCAGAATTTACCGTGTTGTATTGAGGGGCTCGATGAGATCCTTGGGGGTTTTAAATCACCATCTACCATCCTTGTCGCCGGTACGGCAGGAGTCGGTAAAACTACGATGGCACTTCAGATGCTTTCAAATGCCGCAAAGAGTGGAGAGAAAGTGCTGTACATACCACTTACTACAGTAACATCTGAAAGATTTGAGAAATTGCAGGCGGTTTTTCCGTTTATCTTTGAAAATATCAGTACTCATCCTCTAAACAGACAGGCAGCTGAAAAGGATCCTCTGAGTACGTTGATCGAAATGGGCAATGTCATAACTTCTGAAAATCCCGATCGTATTGTCATTGATCCTATCACTCCTATAGGATTTGGTTTTGTTGAACAGGAAAGAAGGCGTTTTTTCTATACTTTAGACTCCATGCTCAAGGAATCAAATGCTCTTGTGATGCTTACGGGCGAACTTCTCGAAGAACAGATCCATGGTTCAGTGGTAAGTCACCTCACAGATGGTATTATTTATCTGTCAAAAGAGAATTCCGGCTATCATACTGCACATAAACTGAGAGTTCTTAAAATGTTGGGGTCAAATCTCCAAAAGAGCGGCATGAGCACCTCCCGGGAATATAGTTATGATGTCAGTTCTGATGGTTTTGTTATCTATCCCCGTCTGGTAAGCTCGAAACTTGATATCATCTCTGAAACAAAGATACGTTCCGGGGTGGAAAATTTTGATCTTATGCTCTACGGAGGTATGATCGCAGGGAATAGTATGCTCGTTGCAGGTGAGCCTGGAGCGGGTAAGACTATCTTTTCATGGAGTTTTATAATGGAAGGGCTCAGCAATGGTGAAAACGGGGTCATAGTGTCCTATGGTGAAAGGCCGGAGCAGATTATCAGGGAAGCAGCAAAATTCAACTGGAATATGCAACAATATGTCGATTCCGGACAATTACAGTTCATTCATTCAAACCCTGAAGAAATTCATCCTGCCGAGCATGCAATAAAGTTAAAGGGTCTCGTAGAGGAACTTGGCATTACACGTATTGTGGTCGATGGTCTTGTCAATCTGGAGATAACTTTCCCGGATAACATCAAACTCCGCGGCTACTTGCTTAGCCTTATAAATTATCTTAAAAGTATGGGTGTATCTTCCGTTTTCACAACAGAACTTGATCCGCAGACAGGCAGTATAATGAGCAATGAAGCCTCATTTATCATGGATTCTGTTGTAACTCTTGAGCAAATACTCTGTTCCAATGAGGTCAAAAGGTATTTGAGGGTACTGAAATCCAAAGGTTCCCGCCATGGGCTGATCATGAGGGAATATGTAATTTCCGATACGGGCATCAAGCTTCAATGTGATGTGTTGCCTTGA
- a CDS encoding MBL fold metallo-hydrolase, whose product MRTTTIGNVSIEWLGHAGFIFRGQKKVIYIDPYQIPDEISPEDEADIILLTHEHFDHCNPDSIRKIRGSMTTTLIPENMSLQFKGDARRIIEGDKLKGDLAIKGVNIEVVPSYNLNKPNHPRGEGVGYIVELEGIKIYHAGDSDLIPEMAEIHADVALLPISADFTMSEEEAADATVSIGPKIAIPMHYGLVDGTDADPEKFKALINAKDPNVEVIIL is encoded by the coding sequence ATGAGAACCACAACAATTGGTAATGTATCAATAGAATGGCTAGGACATGCCGGATTCATATTTCGCGGGCAGAAAAAAGTGATATACATTGACCCATATCAGATCCCAGATGAGATCAGCCCTGAAGATGAAGCTGACATCATACTTTTGACACACGAACATTTCGACCATTGCAACCCGGATTCCATACGGAAGATACGCGGAAGCATGACAACTACCTTGATCCCGGAAAATATGTCATTACAGTTCAAAGGCGATGCACGCAGAATCATTGAGGGAGATAAGCTCAAAGGAGATCTGGCGATAAAAGGAGTGAATATAGAGGTCGTGCCTTCATACAATCTTAATAAGCCAAACCATCCGCGCGGAGAAGGTGTAGGCTATATAGTCGAACTGGAAGGCATAAAGATATACCATGCCGGAGATTCAGACTTGATCCCCGAAATGGCTGAGATACATGCAGATGTGGCCCTTCTACCCATAAGTGCCGATTTTACAATGAGCGAAGAAGAAGCAGCTGATGCGACAGTTTCCATAGGGCCAAAGATTGCAATTCCTATGCATTATGGCCTTGTTGATGGTACTGATGCAGACCCAGAGAAGTTCAAAGCGCTTATCAATGCAAAGGATCCTAATGTAGAAGTCATAATTCTTTAA
- a CDS encoding exodeoxyribonuclease VII small subunit yields the protein MGTTKKAKVEKGAAEKEQTFEASLGELEHLVDQLEKGQLTLDESIETFEKGMKLALLCNQMIEDSEKKVEVLMEKSGKLLTGPFNEMGQ from the coding sequence ATGGGAACTACAAAGAAAGCCAAGGTAGAGAAAGGTGCGGCTGAAAAAGAACAGACATTCGAAGCATCTCTGGGAGAGCTGGAACATCTGGTCGATCAGCTTGAAAAAGGGCAGCTTACCCTTGATGAAAGTATTGAAACCTTTGAAAAAGGTATGAAACTGGCACTACTTTGCAACCAGATGATCGAGGATTCCGAGAAGAAGGTCGAGGTCCTTATGGAAAAAAGTGGAAAGCTTTTGACGGGACCATTTAATGAAATGGGTCAGTAA
- a CDS encoding ribonuclease P protein component 4 translates to MSRMKKKQKNIIKDVASERIERLFKLAAEEYSSNPGRSDRYVHLARRIGMKYRIRFPSPLKRKMCRGCSSYLVPGSSSRVRLHGRYMTITCLKCGREMRIPYHLKE, encoded by the coding sequence ATGTCCCGAATGAAAAAGAAGCAAAAAAATATTATAAAAGATGTGGCAAGCGAAAGGATAGAACGCCTGTTCAAACTGGCGGCCGAGGAATACAGTTCCAACCCCGGAAGAAGCGACAGGTATGTCCATCTGGCAAGGCGTATCGGGATGAAATACCGAATACGATTCCCATCCCCCCTGAAACGTAAAATGTGTAGAGGATGTAGCTCATACCTTGTTCCCGGAAGTAGCTCAAGAGTGAGACTTCATGGAAGATACATGACAATAACATGCCTTAAATGTGGTCGGGAAATGAGGATACCGTACCATTTAAAAGAATAA
- the hdrC gene encoding CoB--CoM heterodisulfide reductase subunit C — protein MSATNGSTFLSRLDKTGTDILKCMHCGVCTGSCPSGRHTSLNVRNLLRKARKGESVLSDETLWTCTTCYNCQERCPRGIDIVDAIFEIRAIAVHEGIILPEHRTVGKLLIEHGHAVPINAENRTKRISLGMDEMPPTVHSYPDALNEVKKLLADCKFDELMLNE, from the coding sequence ATGTCTGCTACAAATGGATCAACTTTTCTATCCAGGCTGGATAAAACGGGAACTGACATTCTCAAATGCATGCATTGTGGCGTTTGTACCGGCAGTTGTCCGTCTGGAAGGCATACGAGCCTGAATGTAAGGAATTTGCTCAGGAAAGCTCGCAAAGGTGAATCTGTGCTTTCTGATGAGACACTTTGGACATGTACAACATGTTATAATTGCCAGGAACGTTGCCCGAGGGGAATTGATATTGTTGATGCTATTTTTGAGATACGTGCAATAGCAGTACATGAAGGGATCATCCTCCCGGAACATCGCACCGTGGGTAAACTGTTAATCGAACATGGGCATGCAGTCCCCATAAATGCTGAGAACAGAACAAAGAGAATATCACTTGGGATGGATGAAATGCCACCCACAGTACATAGTTATCCGGATGCTTTGAATGAAGTTAAGAAGTTGCTTGCTGACTGTAAATTCGATGAGTTGATGCTAAATGAGTGA